The following is a genomic window from Candidatus Riesia pediculischaeffi.
GTCGTTCTAAGATCATCCAATATTTTTTAGCAGATAAAATCACAGAGATGATTCATGGAGGGGACAATGCAAAAACAGCAAAGGAAGTATCTAAAAAGATATTCTTCTACAAGGATATTTTGCGATTTAAAGAACAAGATTTTCAAAAAATTTTAAAGATAGGAGTTCAATCAGTGAGATTGGACTCGCGTAGAGAACATGACATTCGAGAAATCTTAGTGATGTCTAGAATCTCAAAATCTAAGAAGCAAGCTAAAGATATGATCTCGACAAATTCGATCTCAATCAATTGTAATCCTCATCGGAATAGAGATTACTCAATTTCAAAAGAAGACGCAATCTTTCAAAGATACTCCCTTATCAAAAAGGGAAAGAAGGAAGTTCTTTTGGTCGTGTGGAAATAAGGTTCATAAGATTTTTATAGGAGCTGGAAAACGATAACAAAATTATTAAATTTTTTATATCCTGCAAGTGAAACGGAAACCACCATCGACATTTATAACCTCTCCTGTAATACCAGAAGACATGTTCGAACATAAGAACACTGCACACTTTCCTATATCTTCTATCGATATCTTATCAGTTAAGATATTTTTCTTAAAATGTTCGTACATTCTTCGAAAATTTTTTATTCTAGAAGAAGCAATCGTCATAATTGGACCAGAAGAAATAGCGTTTACTCTGATTTTTCTTCTCGATAATGAACTTGCAATGTACCTTACGTTGGATTCCAAAGAAGCCTTCGAAGGACCCATCACATTGTAATTAGGAACGGATAAAATGGACCCAATGTAAGTGATAGTCAGTATGGTCGAATGTTCATTTAACATATCCCTACAAAACTTCACCATTGCTACCAAACTGTAGGAGCTGATCTCATGTGATATCTGAAAATCTTTCCTCGTTACTACATCTACATAATCTCCACGAAGCTGATTACTATCCACATATGCGATAGAATGTACAAAACCATCGAATGTTTTCCAAAAATTTTTCAGTTTATCGAAAAGAAGTTTTATGTCTTCATCTGAAGAAACATCACATGGTAAAATGATATCAGATTTGAATCTTCTAGCTATCTTCTCTACTCTTGATCTAACTCTCTCATTCTGATAACTGAAAGCTAGCTCTGCTCCACTTCTATACATCATCTTCGCTATTCCATAAGCGATGGAAAGCTTTCCAGATATTCCAGTGATTAACATTCTTCTTCCCTTCATAAGACTATTTTTTTCTATTTCTAAAATTGACATATACGATATCGTCTCGAGTTTTAAAAGGTGAGAGTGTCTGTATTAAACAATCAATAAAAATTCTTGTTCAATTAGTAAACCTGCCTTCTTAAGATCATGAATAAACATGAACGACCTTATTCATAAGAACGAGATAATTGTTCGAAAAACTCTTTTATCGAAACCTAACTTTATGTTTCTTAGTTCAAAAGATCGTTCATCCTATCTATCGACTAATGTACTTGATTAAATCTAAAACTTTTTCAGAATATCCGGTCTCATTATCGTACCAAGAGATCAGTTTAGCAAAATTTCCATTTATCAACGAACTCGCCTTCGCATCGAAGATAGAAACTAGGGTATTTCCGTTGAAATCACTTGAAACGACCTCTTCATCCGTATATCCTACTATTCCTCTCAAGTAGCTTCTGGAAGCTTCTTTGACGAGTTCGCAAATTCTATCAAAAGAAGTTGAAACTTTTAAAGAAACTGTGAAATCCACTACAGAAACGTTGGCAATTGGTACTCTAAATGCCATTCCGGTTAATTTACCTTGTAAATCAGGTATTATTTTTCCGGTAGCTTGAGCAGCTCCAGTCGTAGAAGGTATGATGTTTTGAATGGAACCTCTTCCATCTCTCCAGTTCTTCACGGAAGGACCGTCGACTGTCTTTTGGGTAGCAGTCGCTGCATGTACCGTTGTCATGATGCCACTTTGTATTCCGAAATTCTCGTGTACAATTTTCGCTATCGGAGAAAGACAGTTGGTAGTACAGGAAGCGTTAGAAACTATATCTTGATTCTGGTAGGTATGATGGTTTACACCCATCACAAACATTGGTGTATCGTCTTTAGATGGACCAGTGAGAACGACTTTCTTTGCACCGCAGGAGATGTGTGGACGAGATAATTCATCAGTTAAAAAAAGACCAGTCGCTTCTGCTACACAATCCACTCCGATTTCTCCCCATGATATATCTTTAGGGTTCTTTTCGGAAGTGCAGCGAATCTTATTACCGTTCAATAATATCGAATTTCCTTGAACTTCAATGTTCTCCAAAAAATTACCGTGTGTTGAATCGTACTTTAAAAGATATGCTATGTACTTCGTATCTAACAAATCGTTTATTCCAACTATCTTTATATCTTTCCTTTTTTGAGCAAGTCGAAAAATTACTCTTCCAATTCGACCAAATCCATTGATTCCTACTCTGATTGTCATCGATTTTACCTTCTCCGTTCATCATTTACATTAAAATATTTAATCTGTCTGTTTTTGCACATCACTCAAGTAGATCAAGCGATGTCGAACTAGATAATATAGTCGAACTTCATAAAAATCAAATCATTTATCGATTTCTATGTAAAAATTTCTGAAAAACTTTGAATTAAGGTTCCTAATCGATTCTTATCAGTATTCAACATCTCAACTTTCGTATCAGATAACCAATTTAGGATGTGTAAGATCATGTTGTTTATCGGGACATATCCTACTCGGATCTTCCAGTACATCAACGATATCAAAATATTTTTCTTTCTTTACCATATAACTGAAGAATATATGAACGTTCAAACAGGAATAGATCATTTCGATCGTTTATCTTATCGTCCAAGAACTGTGACAATTTTATCGTATCATCAATATCATCTAGTTATCCAACTGATCCTTCCATAAGTCATATGAAACGAATCTGAATTCTTCTATCATATTGATTTAAAATATTGATTTCTATGAAAGATAAGGTTGTATTTCGAATGCTACCGCATTTTTTTCGTACGTCTAAATTTCTGAGAGAAACGGATCTATCACAGAAATTTCGATGTTGTGGTAGATCAATAACTTAGCTTTTATCATGATCTAACTTTCGGATACATCATCCGAATATTTTAACTGAACTGACAGTAATTTTCTGATGAAAGATGAGATAGTTGAAATCGATGAACGTCCAATATCTCTCTGATATCCGCTTCTTTCACAGGTGCGATCACATATTTTTCATCCTCTCGGAGAGATCGAACATATTTTCAATTTTTCGAAACCTGATCCATCTGCAAGACGATTGATTATCAATTCCAACGATCGATGTTAAGAACAAACTTATCTTTCGATGTTTCGATGACATCTCTTATAAATTATGTATTCACGTTTGAATGTTCATCCTAGTTTTAAAGAATACTATGATTTGTACAAATTCACTACGATATCTACAGATCCCTCTATATTTCAACAGTTTATCTTCGAAACATTCTGTTTCCATCGATATACGTTGATGCAACGATCTATGATCGATCAAGTAAATCAGATTATTTTTTAAGATTCACGATGTGTCATCCATGTTAAGTGATTCTACGGTTCAAACTATCCTTCCATAAAAATCATTTTAACAATCACATCTGATTCTTCCAAGAACTCCTTAAAATACCTACAATAATTAGAACAAACTTTAAAGGTTGGTCTTTCATACCTGATGGATACATTTTTGTTTCTGATACTACCTGGATAATAAGATAGGGTAATTCTCCTGATCCTTAGTTTACGTTCAATGATACATCGTGTAGAAGATCGATCTACCGTAATTCAACCGTACGATCTTGAAACACCCGTTGATCTCTTGATGTCACGAATTTTCGTATGGATTCGATAATTTAAAACAGCGATTTATTCTGGGTGAGTTGATCGTAGTCGAAATGATGACGATCGAATCGATACATGAGCTTTATCGTAAGAACGGATATGATTGACAATCATATCGTTTAAATTAAAAACTAACGTTCCATAATCCTCTTCGTGAGATCTTTTGTTTTCTCGATATAACATCAAGACGACGATTAGAACGAGGATGATCAAAATATTTAGGAGAAAGGCGGTTAACTTCCCTATCAATTTGAACAGGTGAAGAACAGGTTTGAAAATGAGAAAGATGAGTTTCAAAAATTCCCACATCGAAGTACTTAAATGACGAAGAAGTTATTCTGTCGTTCAGTATAGCGTTTTGAAGAAAAGACCTTGGATGATCCAGATATCATAGCTAGAACATACGATGTATGTTTGAGCCATCATATCTTGAAATCAGCCCATACCGGAGCATGATCAGATGATCTGATCATATTTCGAATAGAATAATCTATCCCGGAACTCTGACATATATTAAATAATTCTTTTGAAGAAAGTATCAGATCGATCCTTAAACCGATATTTCTAAGGAACCCATTCGAACGATAATCGAACCAAGAAAATCTTTTTTCAGTTTCGCCACTTTTTTTTCTGAAAGTATCAGAAAGTCCAGAAGACTTCAACTCTTGCATCCAAATTCGTTCTTCCGGAAGAAAAGCACATTTTCCAATTTTTATCCATTTATTCCGATGATATTCGCTAATTCCAATGTCTTGTTCATCCGGACTGATGTTCATATCTCCCATAACAACTATGTTCTCATTTCTGCCGATCGTCGCACGAACATATTTGGTTAAATCTTGATAAAATCTCCTTTTTTTTTCAAACTTATCCTTGTTCTTTTTATAACCACCTTG
Proteins encoded in this region:
- the xthA gene encoding exodeoxyribonuclease III — its product is MKFVSFNINGIRAHIHQLYAVIEKYDPDIIGLQETRVENGLFPIEKFVNFNYHIYLNGQKSRCGVALFSKKKLVDVDIKFFEKDFFEECRIISANILLKEKTIHIVNIYSPQGGYKKNKDKFEKKRRFYQDLTKYVRATIGRNENIVVMGDMNISPDEQDIGISEYHRNKWIKIGKCAFLPEERIWMQELKSSGLSDTFRKKSGETEKRFSWFDYRSNGFLRNIGLRIDLILSSKELFNICQSSGIDYSIRNMIRSSDHAPVWADFKI
- a CDS encoding enoyl-ACP reductase FabI; its protein translation is MSILEIEKNSLMKGRRMLITGISGKLSIAYGIAKMMYRSGAELAFSYQNERVRSRVEKIARRFKSDIILPCDVSSDEDIKLLFDKLKNFWKTFDGFVHSIAYVDSNQLRGDYVDVVTRKDFQISHEISSYSLVAMVKFCRDMLNEHSTILTITYIGSILSVPNYNVMGPSKASLESNVRYIASSLSRRKIRVNAISSGPIMTIASSRIKNFRRMYEHFKKNILTDKISIEDIGKCAVFLCSNMSSGITGEVINVDGGFRFTCRI
- the gap gene encoding type I glyceraldehyde-3-phosphate dehydrogenase; the protein is MTIRVGINGFGRIGRVIFRLAQKRKDIKIVGINDLLDTKYIAYLLKYDSTHGNFLENIEVQGNSILLNGNKIRCTSEKNPKDISWGEIGVDCVAEATGLFLTDELSRPHISCGAKKVVLTGPSKDDTPMFVMGVNHHTYQNQDIVSNASCTTNCLSPIAKIVHENFGIQSGIMTTVHAATATQKTVDGPSVKNWRDGRGSIQNIIPSTTGAAQATGKIIPDLQGKLTGMAFRVPIANVSVVDFTVSLKVSTSFDRICELVKEASRSYLRGIVGYTDEEVVSSDFNGNTLVSIFDAKASSLINGNFAKLISWYDNETGYSEKVLDLIKYISR